In one Vulgatibacter incomptus genomic region, the following are encoded:
- the aroB gene encoding 3-dehydroquinate synthase, translating into MKVLSSSGPYRVRIGPGVSAQLGPALLELGLRGKVALISDDDVFHLHALAPMGSLEEAKLPCLPIRIPPGEASKTLARADWLYGRLIEGGIGRDDTVVALGGGVVGDLAGFVAATYHRGVAFVQLPTTLLSQVDSSVGGKVAVDHPLGKNLVGAFYPPRTVLADTDTLATLPPRERWSGLAEVVKAAFVADADFLPILEEQLERLAEPSPPAGLLAEAIARSVRIKAAVVEADEHEGGLRRILNFGHTIGHALELATGFGVLTHGEAVVMGMRAALFVSVELGTLAAPEAERATRLLARFPAPPPFRAPSPEAVIAGLQRDKKADRFVVLSALGKAEVVRGLEPRLLRRAIDKAYEGLI; encoded by the coding sequence GTGAAGGTCCTCTCGAGCAGCGGGCCCTACCGGGTCCGAATCGGGCCGGGGGTGTCGGCGCAGCTCGGCCCCGCGCTCCTCGAGCTAGGCCTTCGGGGCAAGGTCGCGCTGATCTCGGACGACGACGTCTTCCACCTTCACGCCCTGGCGCCGATGGGCTCGCTGGAGGAGGCGAAGCTCCCCTGCCTTCCGATCCGGATCCCGCCGGGCGAGGCCTCGAAGACCCTCGCCCGCGCCGATTGGCTCTATGGCCGGCTGATCGAAGGCGGCATCGGCCGCGACGACACGGTGGTGGCCCTGGGCGGCGGCGTGGTGGGCGACCTCGCCGGCTTCGTCGCGGCCACCTACCACCGCGGCGTGGCCTTCGTGCAGCTCCCCACGACCCTCCTCTCCCAGGTGGACTCCTCGGTGGGCGGCAAAGTCGCGGTGGATCACCCCCTGGGCAAGAACCTGGTGGGCGCGTTCTACCCGCCTCGCACGGTGCTGGCGGACACCGACACCCTCGCCACCCTCCCGCCCCGCGAGCGCTGGTCCGGGCTGGCGGAGGTGGTGAAGGCCGCCTTCGTGGCGGACGCCGACTTCCTGCCGATCCTCGAAGAGCAGCTCGAGCGCCTCGCCGAGCCGTCGCCGCCCGCCGGTCTCCTGGCGGAGGCGATCGCCCGCTCGGTGCGGATCAAGGCGGCGGTGGTCGAGGCCGACGAGCACGAGGGCGGCCTGCGCCGGATCCTGAACTTCGGCCACACGATCGGCCACGCGCTGGAGCTGGCGACGGGCTTCGGCGTCCTCACCCACGGCGAGGCCGTGGTCATGGGCATGAGGGCCGCGCTCTTCGTCTCGGTGGAGCTCGGCACCCTGGCGGCACCTGAGGCCGAGCGGGCCACGAGGCTCCTCGCCCGCTTTCCCGCCCCGCCGCCGTTCCGCGCGCCGTCGCCGGAGGCGGTGATCGCGGGACTCCAGCGGGACAAGAAGGCGGATCGCTTCGTCGTGCTCTCCGCTTTGGGCAAGGCCGAGGTTGTCCGGGGTCTCGAGCCCCGGCTCCTTCGCCGGGCGATCGACAAGGCCTACGAGGGCCTCATATGA
- the rpe gene encoding ribulose-phosphate 3-epimerase — protein MSLPPLIAPSILSADFGRLAEEVKAIEDAGCDLVHVDVMDGRFVPNLTIGPLVVEAVAKRATKPLDVHLMIVEPEKYIDAFVKAGAAIVSVHAEACPHLHRTIQQIRAAGAKPAVALNPSTPIEAVEYVLEDLAMVLVMSVNPGFGGQSFIPSALRKIRALRDLADSRGLHDLWIEVDGGVTPANVAEVARAGANVFVAGSAVFGAPSYAAAIDSLRKRASD, from the coding sequence GTGTCTCTCCCTCCCCTGATCGCCCCCTCCATCCTCTCCGCCGACTTCGGGCGGCTGGCCGAGGAAGTGAAGGCGATCGAGGACGCAGGCTGCGACCTCGTACACGTCGACGTGATGGACGGGCGCTTCGTCCCCAACCTCACGATCGGCCCCCTCGTGGTGGAGGCCGTCGCCAAGCGGGCGACGAAGCCCCTCGACGTCCACCTGATGATCGTCGAGCCCGAGAAGTACATCGACGCCTTCGTGAAGGCCGGCGCCGCGATCGTGAGCGTGCACGCGGAGGCCTGCCCCCACCTCCACCGGACGATCCAGCAGATCCGCGCCGCTGGCGCGAAGCCGGCGGTGGCGCTGAATCCGTCCACGCCGATCGAGGCGGTCGAGTACGTGCTCGAGGACCTGGCGATGGTGCTGGTGATGAGCGTGAACCCCGGCTTCGGCGGGCAGTCGTTCATCCCCTCGGCGCTCCGGAAGATTCGCGCGCTCCGGGACCTCGCGGATTCGAGGGGGCTGCACGACCTTTGGATCGAGGTCGACGGCGGCGTCACTCCGGCGAACGTGGCGGAGGTCGCCCGCGCCGGCGCAAACGTCTTCGTTGCAGGCAGCGCGGTCTTCGGCGCCCCGAGCTATGCCGCGGCGATCGACTCGCTGAGAAAGAGGGCATCGGACTGA
- the rsmB gene encoding 16S rRNA (cytosine(967)-C(5))-methyltransferase RsmB: MSDPRAIALSVLHRVRKDAAFANLALDAELSSAGRIDPRDAALATELAYGVLRRRSALDRALSPLVKQPLPKLEPQVLELLRLGAYQLLYTRVPPHAAVGETVSTARRAGLERAAGLVNAVLRRLSQQGAPPPLDRQAAPLEALQVEASIPEWLAMALLKRLGADEAFELAEAIDRPAPPTIRRNRLRIDRDALVARLEEEAPGAEITAGAYSPDALRIEGAGPLPRLAAFRDGLFSQQDEAAQLVTLLADPQPGAKVLDACAAPGGKSCHLAELGAASVTSLDVHERKVRRIGEEAARLGLSVIRTIAADAGAPLPPEVGGPFDLVLVDAPCTGLGTLRRHPELRYRRGPDDVARMVAGQARILDNIASSVRVGGILVYAVCSFLHEEGRGQVDAFLERHRGRFEPAPLEPRPTWSPDGWTLETWPHRGGMDGFFAARLVRRA; the protein is encoded by the coding sequence ATGTCGGATCCACGCGCGATCGCGCTCTCGGTCCTCCACCGCGTCCGCAAGGACGCCGCCTTCGCCAACCTGGCCCTCGACGCGGAGCTCTCCTCCGCTGGCCGGATCGACCCCCGGGACGCCGCCCTCGCCACCGAGCTGGCCTACGGCGTGCTCCGGCGGCGGAGCGCCCTCGACCGCGCGCTCTCGCCCCTGGTGAAGCAGCCGCTCCCCAAGCTCGAGCCCCAGGTGCTGGAGCTGCTCCGCCTGGGCGCCTACCAGCTCCTCTACACCCGCGTTCCGCCCCACGCCGCCGTTGGCGAGACGGTGTCGACGGCGAGGCGCGCGGGCCTCGAGCGGGCCGCGGGCCTGGTGAACGCGGTGCTCCGCCGCCTCTCCCAGCAGGGCGCGCCTCCCCCGCTCGATCGGCAGGCCGCGCCGCTGGAGGCCCTCCAGGTGGAGGCCTCGATCCCCGAGTGGCTCGCGATGGCGCTCCTGAAGCGCCTGGGCGCCGACGAGGCCTTCGAGCTCGCGGAGGCGATCGACCGTCCGGCGCCGCCCACGATCCGCCGCAACCGGCTGCGGATCGATCGCGACGCCCTCGTCGCCCGGCTCGAAGAAGAGGCGCCCGGCGCGGAGATCACCGCTGGCGCGTACTCTCCCGACGCGCTGCGGATCGAAGGCGCGGGGCCCCTGCCGAGGCTCGCCGCGTTCCGCGACGGGCTGTTCTCGCAGCAGGACGAGGCCGCGCAGCTCGTGACGCTGCTCGCGGATCCGCAGCCCGGTGCCAAGGTTCTCGACGCTTGCGCCGCTCCCGGCGGCAAGAGCTGCCACCTGGCGGAGCTCGGCGCGGCGTCGGTGACCTCCCTCGACGTCCACGAGCGAAAGGTCCGGCGGATCGGGGAGGAGGCCGCCCGCCTCGGTCTATCGGTCATCCGTACGATTGCGGCGGACGCCGGCGCGCCGCTGCCGCCCGAGGTCGGCGGACCCTTCGACCTGGTGCTCGTCGACGCCCCCTGCACGGGCCTGGGCACGCTCCGCCGCCACCCGGAGCTCCGCTATCGCCGCGGGCCCGACGACGTGGCCCGGATGGTCGCGGGCCAGGCGCGGATCCTCGACAACATCGCCTCGTCCGTTCGCGTGGGCGGGATCCTGGTCTACGCCGTCTGCTCGTTCCTCCACGAGGAGGGGCGCGGCCAGGTGGACGCCTTCCTCGAGCGCCACCGCGGCCGCTTCGAGCCGGCCCCCCTCGAGCCACGCCCGACGTGGAGCCCCGACGGGTGGACGCTGGAGACCTGGCCCCACCGCGGCGGCATGGACGGCTTCTTCGCCGCCCGCCTCGTGCGCCGGGCCTGA
- a CDS encoding shikimate kinase translates to MGSGKTRSGLILAKRLGRPFIDLDARIESRAGTSIAQIFQTAGEEAFRELEEVALREATREAPAVIALGGGAVVRESAWRSIRKSGVAVHLHAEPDELARRLIANEREVLARPLLGDGPPEVRLAELARERDRWYARADVRVETTGLSPEEVAGAVSGLVRAVLGPLV, encoded by the coding sequence ATGGGCTCGGGGAAGACGCGCTCAGGGCTGATCCTCGCCAAGCGCCTGGGGCGGCCGTTCATCGATCTGGACGCGAGGATCGAGTCCCGCGCCGGGACGTCGATCGCGCAGATATTCCAGACTGCGGGCGAAGAGGCCTTCCGGGAGCTGGAGGAGGTAGCGCTGCGAGAGGCCACCCGCGAGGCGCCCGCGGTGATCGCCTTGGGCGGCGGCGCCGTGGTCCGCGAGAGCGCGTGGCGGAGCATTCGCAAGTCGGGCGTGGCCGTGCACCTCCACGCGGAGCCCGACGAGCTGGCCCGGCGGCTGATCGCGAACGAGCGAGAGGTCCTCGCGAGGCCGCTCCTTGGCGACGGTCCCCCGGAGGTGCGCCTCGCCGAGCTCGCGAGAGAGCGCGACCGCTGGTACGCCCGGGCCGACGTGCGGGTCGAGACGACGGGCCTGTCGCCGGAGGAGGTGGCGGGCGCGGTCTCCGGCCTCGTTCGCGCGGTGCTGGGGCCGCTGGTATGA
- a CDS encoding shikimate dehydrogenase family protein, whose product MIGDPVEHSLSPRIFRRVFQDLGIDAHYTALRVEKHELAEAIDRVRRGSLAGLSVTIPHKEAAAELVDALHPSAARIGAVNCIARSPTGHAEGYNTDAPGFRLAVEQSGARLAAARAVLLGAGGAARAAAFAAVSAGAKSLTIANRDPERAIRLGLELVALGRAWPEGELLRRWESGERAPRLNVSRALGAPSGKCFVSAIPLESSALVHPLSHADLLVNSTSVGLGDPGALPLPGGCVLDRRLTVMDMVYRPLHTALLRRAREAEATCVDGLWMLIHQALEQLRVWTGQVAPPALAASLHDELAAECG is encoded by the coding sequence GTGATCGGAGATCCGGTGGAGCACTCGCTCTCGCCCCGGATCTTCCGCCGCGTCTTTCAAGACCTCGGGATCGACGCGCACTACACCGCGCTGCGCGTAGAGAAGCACGAGCTCGCCGAGGCGATCGACCGGGTCCGGCGTGGCTCCCTCGCCGGCCTCTCGGTGACGATCCCCCACAAGGAGGCAGCTGCGGAGCTCGTGGACGCGCTCCACCCCTCGGCGGCCCGGATCGGCGCGGTGAACTGCATCGCCCGCAGCCCGACCGGGCACGCGGAGGGCTACAACACCGACGCACCCGGCTTCCGGCTCGCCGTGGAGCAGAGCGGCGCCCGCCTCGCGGCGGCGCGGGCGGTGCTCCTGGGCGCCGGCGGCGCGGCGCGGGCGGCAGCGTTCGCGGCGGTGAGCGCCGGCGCCAAGAGCCTCACCATCGCGAACCGCGATCCGGAGCGCGCGATCCGGCTGGGCCTCGAGCTCGTAGCCCTGGGCCGCGCGTGGCCGGAGGGCGAGCTCCTCCGCCGCTGGGAGAGCGGCGAGCGGGCGCCCCGGCTGAACGTCTCGCGCGCGCTGGGCGCGCCGTCCGGCAAGTGCTTCGTAAGCGCGATCCCCCTCGAGTCGAGCGCGCTCGTCCACCCCCTCTCCCACGCGGACCTCCTCGTGAACTCGACGTCGGTGGGCCTGGGCGATCCCGGCGCACTGCCGCTTCCGGGGGGCTGCGTCCTCGATCGCCGGCTCACGGTGATGGATATGGTCTACCGGCCGCTGCACACCGCCCTGCTCCGCCGCGCCCGCGAGGCGGAGGCCACCTGCGTGGACGGCCTGTGGATGCTGATCCACCAGGCGCTGGAGCAGCTCCGCGTGTGGACGGGCCAGGTGGCGCCCCCTGCCCTCGCGGCCTCGCTCCACGACGAGCTCGCGGCGGAGTGCGGGTAG
- a CDS encoding response regulator transcription factor — protein sequence MHRHRVLLLEDEPELAELLIELLADLSYEVERAATMSEALSSLSKSTPCAIVADLTLPDVARADVVTRLRTRSKGASIVLMSAISSQDLEALGKREGVDGVIAKPFDLEHFERSIVLACRHEAREEAESEAEQQNV from the coding sequence ATGCATCGACATCGGGTTCTGCTGCTGGAAGACGAGCCGGAGCTAGCCGAGCTGCTGATCGAGCTCCTCGCCGATCTCTCCTACGAGGTGGAGAGGGCGGCCACCATGTCCGAGGCGCTGTCGAGCCTCTCCAAATCGACGCCCTGCGCGATCGTGGCGGACCTCACCCTCCCCGACGTGGCCCGCGCCGACGTGGTCACCCGCCTGCGCACCCGAAGCAAGGGCGCGTCGATCGTCCTGATGAGCGCGATCTCCTCCCAGGACCTCGAGGCGCTGGGCAAGCGGGAGGGCGTGGACGGCGTGATCGCCAAGCCCTTCGACCTCGAGCACTTCGAGCGCTCGATCGTGCTGGCGTGCCGCCACGAGGCCCGCGAGGAAGCCGAGTCCGAGGCCGAGCAGCAGAACGTCTGA
- a CDS encoding pirin family protein, translating into MAKTGEGPGGARGQSMDEARQIRKVVKSRPTIEGAGVHLHRAIGLGPPELYDPFLLLDDFRSDRPDDYVKGFPWHPHRGMETITYVLRGEVAHGDSLGNRGVISPGDVQWMTAGSGIIHQEMPKGDESGAMYGFQLWANLPAADKMMEPRYRGIRAADIPEVTDSDGTRIKIIAGTARGVTGPVRDVVTGPEYLDVTVPPSTSFTHRTPRGHTVFAYVIEGKGLFCEQGDPFSYEAEGDKYFDVERDRCIGNDHLVLFGDGDSISVRAESEQVRFLLISGKPIGEPIAWYGPIVMNTQDELRTAYEELEKGTFIKTSPPA; encoded by the coding sequence ATGGCCAAGACCGGCGAGGGGCCGGGAGGCGCACGAGGTCAGTCGATGGACGAGGCGAGGCAGATTCGCAAGGTCGTGAAGAGCCGTCCGACGATCGAGGGCGCGGGCGTCCACCTCCACCGCGCGATCGGCCTCGGGCCGCCGGAGCTCTACGATCCGTTCCTCCTGCTGGACGACTTTCGCTCCGACCGCCCCGACGATTACGTGAAGGGCTTTCCGTGGCACCCGCACCGGGGGATGGAGACGATCACCTACGTCCTCCGCGGAGAGGTCGCGCACGGCGACAGCCTCGGGAACCGAGGGGTGATCTCCCCGGGCGACGTGCAGTGGATGACCGCCGGCAGCGGCATCATCCACCAGGAGATGCCGAAGGGGGACGAGAGCGGCGCGATGTACGGCTTCCAGCTCTGGGCGAACCTCCCAGCGGCGGACAAGATGATGGAGCCGCGCTACCGCGGGATCCGGGCGGCGGACATCCCGGAGGTGACGGATTCGGACGGCACCCGGATCAAGATCATCGCCGGCACGGCGAGAGGGGTGACGGGGCCGGTCCGGGACGTCGTGACCGGGCCGGAGTATCTCGACGTGACCGTGCCGCCGTCGACCAGCTTCACGCACCGTACGCCACGCGGACACACGGTCTTCGCCTACGTGATCGAGGGAAAGGGCCTCTTCTGCGAGCAGGGGGATCCCTTCAGCTACGAGGCGGAGGGCGACAAGTACTTCGACGTCGAGCGCGACCGGTGCATCGGGAACGACCACCTCGTGCTCTTTGGAGACGGTGACTCGATCTCCGTGCGGGCCGAGTCGGAGCAAGTGCGGTTCCTGCTGATCTCGGGCAAGCCCATCGGCGAGCCGATCGCGTGGTACGGCCCGATCGTGATGAACACGCAGGACGAGCTCCGGACCGCGTACGAGGAGCTCGAGAAGGGGACGTTCATCAAGACGTCGCCGCCGGCCTGA
- a CDS encoding radical SAM protein, whose product MATSWELKQAIEARLRDEEGTLRKDAPVRVALCYPSPYHVAMSSLGYQTIYREIHAHPTATAERAFLPDDPAAWRQSRTPLYTYESGLPVGHASIVAFSVAYEIELTGLMEVLDLSGLPILREERTDAHPLVVAGGPLTFSNPVPLAPFVDVVVMGESEEIIHDLLAAYESCGSRDELLAFLADRPGFWVPSLRRQVPAVAKAEDARLPARSQIVTPHTELRSMFLIEPERGCSRGCTYCVMRRTTNGGMRTVPPERVLELIPQSARKVGLVGAAVTDHPKLPALLRTLVDDGRQVGISSLRADRLNDEIVGLLAKSGARNLTTASDGASERLRDAIDRKTKEKNLLNVAQLTRKHGFAQLKLYLMVGLPGETQDDLDELIRFGTEISKIIPLAYGCSPFVAKRNTPMDGAPFEGIPEIEKKLAYLRRGFQGRVEIRATSARWAWVEYMMAQGDENAGLAAMDAWRGGGSFAAWKRAFRDRDVRPHAARRVEDGRLKLPTLAHWPTVRDDAPRRAGSAG is encoded by the coding sequence ATGGCGACGAGCTGGGAGCTGAAGCAGGCGATCGAGGCGCGCCTCCGAGACGAGGAGGGGACGCTGCGGAAGGACGCGCCCGTGCGCGTCGCGCTCTGCTACCCCAGCCCCTACCACGTCGCGATGTCGTCGCTGGGCTACCAGACGATCTACCGGGAGATCCACGCGCACCCGACGGCCACCGCCGAGCGCGCCTTCCTCCCCGATGATCCGGCGGCCTGGCGCCAGTCCCGCACGCCGCTCTACACCTACGAGAGCGGCCTGCCCGTGGGCCACGCCTCGATCGTCGCCTTCTCGGTGGCCTACGAGATCGAGCTCACCGGCCTCATGGAGGTCCTCGATCTCTCCGGCCTGCCGATCCTTCGGGAGGAGCGCACCGACGCCCACCCCCTCGTGGTCGCCGGCGGCCCGCTCACGTTCTCGAACCCGGTGCCCCTGGCGCCCTTCGTCGACGTGGTGGTGATGGGGGAGTCGGAGGAGATCATCCACGACCTCCTCGCGGCCTACGAGTCGTGCGGCTCGCGTGACGAGCTCCTCGCCTTCCTCGCCGACCGTCCGGGCTTCTGGGTGCCGTCGCTGCGACGCCAGGTCCCGGCCGTCGCCAAGGCCGAGGACGCGCGGCTCCCGGCCCGCTCGCAGATCGTCACGCCCCACACCGAGCTCCGCTCGATGTTCCTGATCGAGCCCGAGCGCGGCTGCTCGAGGGGCTGCACCTATTGTGTGATGCGCCGCACCACCAACGGCGGGATGCGGACCGTGCCCCCCGAGCGCGTGCTCGAGCTCATCCCGCAGAGCGCCCGCAAGGTGGGCCTCGTCGGCGCGGCGGTCACCGATCATCCGAAGCTTCCGGCCCTCCTGCGCACCCTCGTGGACGACGGCCGCCAGGTCGGGATCTCCTCGCTGCGGGCCGATCGGCTGAACGACGAGATCGTGGGCCTCCTCGCCAAGAGCGGCGCGCGCAACCTGACCACGGCCAGCGACGGCGCCTCCGAGCGGCTGCGCGACGCGATCGATCGGAAGACGAAGGAGAAGAACCTCCTCAACGTGGCGCAGCTCACGCGAAAGCACGGCTTCGCGCAGCTCAAGCTCTACCTGATGGTGGGGCTGCCCGGTGAGACCCAGGACGACCTCGACGAGCTCATCCGCTTCGGCACCGAGATCTCGAAGATCATCCCGCTCGCCTACGGCTGCTCGCCCTTCGTGGCAAAGCGCAACACGCCGATGGATGGCGCGCCCTTCGAGGGCATCCCGGAGATCGAGAAGAAGCTCGCCTACCTGCGCCGCGGATTCCAGGGGCGGGTGGAGATCCGGGCGACCTCGGCCCGCTGGGCCTGGGTGGAGTACATGATGGCCCAGGGAGACGAGAACGCCGGCCTCGCCGCGATGGACGCGTGGCGAGGCGGCGGGAGCTTCGCGGCGTGGAAGCGCGCCTTCCGCGACCGCGACGTGAGGCCGCACGCCGCGCGGCGGGTGGAGGACGGCCGCCTCAAGCTGCCCACCCTCGCACACTGGCCCACCGTACGCGACGACGCGCCGCGTCGGGCCGGCTCCGCGGGTTGA
- a CDS encoding DUF423 domain-containing protein, with protein sequence MHKLWLALGAINALVSVAAGAFGAHGLRQRLGPDLLAIFETGARYQMYHALGLLALGLLVRHGRTGLSTATGWTMFAGIVIFSGSLYLLALTGVRGFGAITPIGGLAFLIAWALFAAVAIRGH encoded by the coding sequence ATGCACAAGCTTTGGCTGGCCCTCGGGGCGATCAACGCGCTGGTCTCGGTTGCGGCCGGGGCGTTCGGAGCTCACGGGCTGCGGCAGCGGCTCGGCCCCGACCTCCTGGCGATCTTCGAGACCGGCGCCCGCTACCAGATGTACCACGCCCTCGGACTCCTGGCCTTGGGGCTCCTCGTACGGCACGGCCGCACGGGCCTCTCGACTGCCACCGGCTGGACGATGTTCGCCGGGATCGTGATCTTCAGCGGCAGCCTCTATCTGCTGGCGCTCACGGGGGTTCGCGGCTTCGGCGCGATCACGCCCATCGGCGGCCTCGCGTTCCTCATCGCGTGGGCCCTCTTCGCCGCGGTCGCGATCCGCGGGCACTGA
- a CDS encoding TerC family protein, whose amino-acid sequence MTSSISLLLGSAPLTLWLGFIALVLVLLALDLGVFHRRPHEVSNKEAAVWTAIWISLAGAFNAFVFWDLGHQAGIEFLTGYVIEKSLSVDNLFVMLLVFTSFGVPKIYQHRILFWGILGALVTRGVMIILGAELLNRFHAVIYVFGGFLVFTGVRMLFARGEKPDPRKNLALRIFTRFVPTTDRIDGKHFFVVEAGKRVATPLLVALVVVEAMDVVFAVDSIPAIFAVTTDPFIVFTSNVFAILGLRSLYFLLANVVERFVHLEIGLSIILTYVGVKMLVSGWYPIPTPISLAVILGILAITIITSIVANRRAHAKDESPGSCA is encoded by the coding sequence ATGACCTCCTCCATCTCCCTGCTCCTCGGCTCCGCGCCGCTCACGCTCTGGCTCGGCTTCATCGCGCTGGTGCTCGTGCTCCTCGCCCTCGACCTCGGCGTCTTCCACCGCAGGCCGCACGAGGTGTCGAACAAGGAGGCGGCGGTCTGGACCGCGATCTGGATCAGTCTTGCCGGCGCGTTCAACGCCTTCGTCTTCTGGGACCTCGGCCACCAGGCGGGCATCGAGTTCCTCACCGGCTACGTGATCGAGAAGAGCCTCTCGGTCGACAACCTCTTCGTGATGCTGCTGGTCTTCACGAGCTTCGGCGTGCCGAAGATCTACCAGCACCGGATCCTCTTCTGGGGAATCCTCGGCGCCCTCGTCACCCGCGGCGTGATGATCATCCTCGGGGCGGAGCTGCTCAACCGCTTCCACGCGGTGATCTACGTCTTCGGCGGGTTCCTGGTCTTCACCGGTGTGCGGATGCTCTTCGCACGGGGTGAGAAGCCGGATCCTCGAAAGAACCTCGCCCTCCGGATCTTCACGCGCTTCGTCCCCACGACCGATCGCATCGACGGCAAGCACTTCTTCGTGGTCGAGGCCGGAAAGCGCGTGGCCACGCCGCTCCTCGTCGCGCTGGTGGTGGTCGAGGCGATGGACGTGGTCTTCGCGGTGGACTCGATTCCGGCGATCTTCGCGGTGACCACCGACCCCTTCATCGTCTTCACCTCGAACGTCTTCGCGATCCTGGGGCTGCGCTCGCTCTACTTCCTCCTCGCCAACGTGGTAGAGCGCTTCGTCCATCTGGAGATCGGGCTCTCGATCATCCTCACGTACGTCGGCGTGAAGATGCTGGTGAGCGGCTGGTACCCGATCCCCACCCCGATCTCGCTGGCTGTGATCCTGGGAATCCTCGCGATCACGATCATCACCAGCATCGTCGCGAACCGCCGGGCGCACGCAAAGGACGAGTCGCCCGGCTCCTGCGCCTGA
- the aroQ gene encoding type II 3-dehydroquinate dehydratase: MNVLVLHGPNLNLLGEREPSIYGTLTLTELDTKIRSRAMELGLQVRCFQSNHEGALIDELHTARKWMDALVINAGAYTHTSYAIRDAIAAVGVQAWEVHLSDILAREPWRRESRIADVCVEQIMGKGAGSYLEALERIAATQEE; encoded by the coding sequence ATGAACGTGCTCGTCCTCCACGGACCGAACCTGAACCTCCTGGGCGAGAGGGAGCCGTCGATCTACGGCACGCTCACCCTCACCGAGCTCGACACGAAGATCCGCTCCCGCGCGATGGAGCTCGGCCTCCAGGTCCGCTGCTTCCAGAGCAATCACGAGGGCGCGCTGATCGACGAGCTCCACACCGCACGGAAGTGGATGGACGCGCTGGTGATCAACGCCGGCGCGTACACGCACACCTCCTACGCGATCCGCGACGCCATCGCCGCGGTGGGCGTGCAAGCCTGGGAGGTCCATCTCAGCGACATCCTCGCCCGCGAGCCATGGCGCCGGGAGAGCCGGATCGCGGACGTCTGCGTGGAGCAAATCATGGGCAAGGGCGCGGGCTCCTACCTGGAGGCCCTGGAGCGCATCGCGGCGACCCAGGAGGAATGA
- a CDS encoding ketopantoate reductase family protein: MVGCGGIGGVIAATLVEQGQRLTVVTRRAAITEAIRLRGFDLRDELGQRRIRGEVELVEELPVEGSWDFVFLAVPPTGLVEAARGAAPLLAKGGALVCFQNGLAEERLARIVGPERVIGAVVAWGASSPDPGVFERTSAGGFTLGRLDGEVGEQLESLGRILEAIGPVELSTNLRGARWSKLALNCAVSSLGTIGGDRLGVLMRHRFVRRLALEVMTEAVVVARAEGVRLEKVAGTLDLEWVALTDAERSGAGSPSVMAKHALLLAVGARYRRLRSSMLAAIERGREPPVDYLNGEVVDRAMRHGIGAPLNARIRELVHAIARREERSEVSTLRRLYDETRYPGANAAQKSPPPA, from the coding sequence GTGGTGGGCTGCGGCGGAATCGGCGGCGTGATCGCCGCGACCCTGGTCGAGCAGGGGCAGCGGCTCACCGTGGTGACGCGTCGGGCGGCGATCACCGAGGCCATCCGCCTGCGGGGCTTCGACCTCCGCGACGAGCTGGGGCAGCGGCGGATCCGGGGCGAGGTCGAGCTCGTCGAGGAGCTGCCCGTCGAGGGCTCCTGGGACTTCGTCTTCCTGGCCGTGCCGCCCACCGGCCTCGTCGAGGCCGCCCGAGGAGCGGCGCCGCTCCTCGCCAAGGGTGGCGCTCTCGTCTGCTTCCAGAACGGGCTCGCGGAGGAGCGCCTCGCGCGGATCGTCGGCCCGGAGCGGGTGATCGGCGCCGTCGTCGCTTGGGGCGCGTCGTCGCCCGACCCCGGAGTCTTCGAGAGGACCTCCGCGGGCGGCTTCACCTTGGGCCGGCTCGACGGGGAGGTGGGTGAGCAGCTCGAGAGCCTCGGCCGGATCCTGGAGGCCATCGGGCCGGTGGAGCTCTCCACCAACCTCCGGGGCGCGCGCTGGAGCAAGCTCGCCCTCAACTGCGCGGTCTCGTCGCTCGGGACCATCGGCGGCGACCGGCTCGGCGTCCTGATGAGACATCGCTTCGTGCGGCGCCTCGCCCTCGAGGTGATGACCGAGGCGGTGGTGGTCGCCAGGGCGGAGGGCGTCCGCCTCGAGAAGGTCGCCGGCACCCTCGATCTGGAGTGGGTCGCCCTCACCGACGCCGAGCGCAGCGGGGCGGGATCGCCCTCCGTGATGGCGAAGCACGCGCTCCTGCTCGCCGTGGGCGCGCGGTACCGGCGCCTCCGCTCCTCAATGCTCGCCGCGATCGAGAGGGGCCGCGAGCCGCCCGTCGATTACCTCAACGGCGAGGTGGTCGACCGCGCGATGCGGCATGGGATCGGCGCGCCGCTCAACGCTCGGATCCGCGAGCTCGTCCACGCGATCGCGCGGCGCGAAGAGCGCAGCGAGGTCTCGACCCTGCGCCGGCTCTACGACGAGACGCGTTATCCCGGAGCGAACGCCGCCCAGAAGAGCCCGCCACCCGCTTGA